GATAGATATAtcgattatatatattttcataaataatttgCATACTATTCGTTTAAGTTGTATACAAATGTGCTAAACTGTTGAAGTAATAAATATACGACAGCCGGTGCCAACGCACGTCGGATATTTACTACAGATTGAGGTTAGGGGCTCCGTGAAATAGAAAAGTGAATGTTTCGAACGTAAAGAACATAGGCGAAAGTAAAACAAATACTCTTGTCAATTATACCTACgcttattttttttgcaaaagagAACAATACAAAAGAAGCCTTTAAATAAATGGCTATTATTAAAGAAGCTGCAAGCATGGATCAATACTTTAAAAGTTATGAAGAATTGAATGTACGTATAGATGCTTTTTATGGTGTATTTAAGtgtgaaaaatatagtttctttttcaCGGCATTTACAGGTACATCAATTAATGTTGAGTGATAAGGCTCGAACTCTTGCTTACAAGAATGCAATAATGAATTCCAAACACATATTTGACGACAAGGTCGTTATGGATGTTGGTGCTGGAACgggtaaaaatttatattcaatttaaatttattaatgaaatttaaaggCGATAGTATAGCTCGATGATATTGCTTGCCTCTAGGAATATTATCGATTTTCTGTGCGCAAGCTGGTGCGAGACAGGTATACGCGATAGAAGCGAGTGACTTGGTAAAACTTACCGAAGGAGTCTCACGGGAAAACAAACTGAACGACAAGATTACAGTAATCCACAGCAAAGTAGAAGACATTGATCCAAATAACATTGAGAAAGTTGATATAATTATTTCAGAGTGGATGGGCTTTTATTTAGTACACGAGGGAATGTTGGACTCCGTCCTCTTTGCCAGAGATCATTTCTTAAAAGAGAATGGCATTCTATTCCCGTCTGTTGCTAAACTGTACGCGTCTCCATGTCAATTGCCATCCATGTACCACTTTTGGGATGATGTTTATGGAGTCAGTATGAAGTaatgataaatattttagtAGAGAAATTTAAAGAGTTCCTTTTACCAGGGTGTGTATTTAGTGTCTTTGTATTCTTCGTCTTTTAGATGCATCGGAAAGGAATACAGAGAAACAAAATCGATGAAACCTGAGATATTGCTCGTAGACGAAAAGGACCTTTTGTCGGAAGGCAAATTATTGACGTGGTTAGATTTACAGTGCGCCGACGTACAAGAGTTAAATCATCTCGGAGGCGAGGAATATGTTTCTGTTTGCAATAAAGATGGAAGGTATCAAGGAATTTGTATATGGTTTGCCGTCGAGTTTCCAGACGGGTCAGAATTATCGACGAGTCCCTCCGATGAAGTTACTCATTGGAAACAAACTGCCATTGTCTTACCCGCAGATATAGAAGTAGGAGAAGGTGAACCTATTGCCTTCAAATTAGACTTAAAAAGAAACTCTTGTGAGCCTAGGCAATATAACATGGAAATGGTGTTGTTGGATGCGTTGGAGACTGAACATGAAGTTCCTTGTCACTGCCATATGACAAAGTGCATTGTTATGAGAACATATATGGAGGAACAGGCGGATGGTGATCCCGTGAATTAGtgatatttcaattatattatatattgtatatttttcttaaataaaaattacatacaTTAAATAAGCGAGCGTGttgtatttgaaattttaagcacTTGATATGCGTGACAGTTGCGACATTACAATTTAATGTATGTACTTGGGGAAACTAATTTGATTTAAATTGCTggcattcattttttaaatttaaaagcgtTTTCGGATACTAAGATAACCGCTACATTCGTCTCttacgtcccacgattctggcatcccCTTCAGGGTCTTGGACACT
This region of Andrena cerasifolii isolate SP2316 chromosome 4, iyAndCera1_principal, whole genome shotgun sequence genomic DNA includes:
- the LOC143367735 gene encoding uncharacterized protein LOC143367735, with the translated sequence MAIIKEAASMDQYFKSYEELNVHQLMLSDKARTLAYKNAIMNSKHIFDDKVVMDVGAGTGILSIFCAQAGARQVYAIEASDLVKLTEGVSRENKLNDKITVIHSKVEDIDPNNIEKVDIIISEWMGFYLVHEGMLDSVLFARDHFLKENGILFPSVAKLYASPCQLPSMYHFWDDVYGVSMKCIGKEYRETKSMKPEILLVDEKDLLSEGKLLTWLDLQCADVQELNHLGGEEYVSVCNKDGRYQGICIWFAVEFPDGSELSTSPSDEVTHWKQTAIVLPADIEVGEGEPIAFKLDLKRNSCEPRQYNMEMVLLDALETEHEVPCHCHMTKCIVMRTYMEEQADGDPVN